Proteins co-encoded in one Streptomyces sp. NBC_01283 genomic window:
- a CDS encoding histidine phosphatase family protein codes for MGDLLLVRHGETEWSMNGRHTSWTDIPLTENGKEQARGLASLVGRFRIGAAFTSPRTRARETAELAGFPDARVDPDLGEWDYGAYEGVTTVEIHRTRPDWYLFTDGVAPGPAEHPGETPEQVGERADRMLAKVDAALANYESSVVLFAHSHFLRVLTARRLGLPVSGGSLFQLATGTVCRLSTEHGRPVVASWNIRP; via the coding sequence ATGGGTGACCTGCTCCTCGTCCGGCACGGCGAGACCGAGTGGTCGATGAACGGCCGGCACACCAGCTGGACGGACATCCCGCTCACCGAGAACGGCAAGGAGCAGGCGCGGGGGCTCGCATCGCTGGTGGGGCGGTTCCGGATCGGGGCGGCGTTCACGAGCCCCCGGACGCGTGCCAGGGAGACGGCGGAGCTGGCCGGGTTCCCGGATGCCCGGGTGGACCCCGACCTGGGCGAGTGGGACTACGGGGCGTACGAGGGGGTCACGACGGTGGAGATCCACCGCACCCGCCCCGACTGGTATCTGTTCACGGACGGAGTGGCGCCGGGTCCCGCCGAACACCCCGGTGAGACCCCGGAGCAGGTCGGTGAGCGGGCCGACCGGATGCTGGCGAAGGTCGACGCCGCGCTCGCCAACTACGAGAGCAGCGTGGTCCTCTTCGCGCACTCCCACTTCCTCCGGGTGCTGACGGCCCGGCGCCTCGGACTGCCGGTGTCCGGTGGGTCGTTGTTCCAGCTGGCCACGGGAACGGTCTGCCGCCTCAGCACGGAGCACGGCCGCCCGGTGGTGGCGAGCTGGAACATTCGGCCATGA
- a CDS encoding TerD family protein → MITLKKEDGPADLGGVTRLSIGVSWDPTVGSSGGLLGKLRQKAGTDLDLIAIAMAGADPVRLAGLDSLDPLGNGSLVHSGDNQTGKGDGDDETVTVEFERVPDNITSIVFVAAAYKKRSAFQNARNISFKVYDATGGSTQQVADIWPSLLTNDNGCAVAKAIREGSAWKLQVINETGKIKQGDEQALMRFAMSK, encoded by the coding sequence ATGATCACGCTCAAGAAGGAAGACGGACCGGCGGATCTGGGCGGCGTGACCCGTCTGTCCATAGGGGTGTCCTGGGACCCGACCGTCGGCAGCAGCGGCGGTCTGCTGGGCAAGCTCCGTCAGAAGGCCGGCACCGACCTCGACCTGATCGCCATCGCGATGGCGGGGGCGGACCCGGTGCGCCTCGCGGGCCTCGACTCCCTTGACCCGCTGGGCAACGGCTCGCTGGTGCACAGCGGCGACAACCAGACGGGCAAGGGCGACGGCGACGACGAGACGGTCACCGTCGAGTTCGAGCGCGTCCCGGACAACATCACGTCCATCGTGTTCGTCGCCGCCGCGTACAAGAAGCGCAGCGCCTTCCAGAACGCGCGCAACATCAGCTTCAAGGTGTACGACGCCACGGGCGGCAGCACCCAGCAGGTCGCCGACATCTGGCCGAGCCTGCTCACGAACGACAACGGCTGCGCCGTGGCCAAGGCGATCCGCGAAGGTTCGGCCTGGAAGCTCCAGGTCATCAACGAGACCGGCAAGATCAAGCAGGGCGACGAGCAGGCCCTGATGCGCTTCGCGATGAGCAAGTAG
- a CDS encoding TIGR03619 family F420-dependent LLM class oxidoreductase, producing the protein MRYGVNLLNFGSGTTPDSLVRQATDARELGFGFAMISDHITVTPDVHAVYPAPFYDQFVLAAHLAGRVPGLRLGTTITVIPYRHPLQTARLAANIDQLNEAGFILGAGVGWSRAEYEALGVPFEERGAITDEYLTAIRAAWAEETTSFQGRYVAYEDIRNAPAPATPLPVWVGGNSPAAQRRAARLGEGWHPFMPTLEAVRTALPRIAAEAEAAGRPAPDLVPRLQLKLTPQPDTADRPLGHGSVDQLRADLEALAGLGATDVLLDTYPGTPGERGTADDDRRTLELVADKVVDPATGTVR; encoded by the coding sequence ATGCGATACGGCGTGAACCTCCTCAACTTCGGCTCCGGCACCACCCCCGACTCCCTCGTCCGGCAGGCGACCGACGCCCGCGAACTGGGCTTCGGCTTTGCGATGATCTCCGACCACATAACGGTCACCCCCGACGTGCACGCGGTCTATCCGGCCCCGTTCTACGACCAGTTCGTGCTCGCCGCGCATCTCGCGGGCCGCGTACCGGGGCTGCGGCTCGGCACGACGATCACCGTGATCCCCTACCGCCACCCGCTCCAGACCGCCCGCCTGGCCGCCAACATCGACCAGCTCAACGAAGCGGGCTTCATCCTCGGCGCCGGTGTCGGCTGGTCCCGCGCCGAGTACGAGGCGCTGGGTGTCCCGTTCGAGGAGCGCGGCGCCATCACCGACGAGTACCTCACCGCGATCCGCGCCGCGTGGGCCGAGGAGACGACCTCCTTCCAGGGCCGGTACGTCGCCTACGAGGACATCCGCAACGCCCCCGCCCCCGCGACGCCCCTGCCCGTCTGGGTCGGCGGCAACTCCCCCGCCGCCCAGCGCCGCGCCGCCCGGCTCGGCGAGGGCTGGCACCCGTTCATGCCGACGCTCGAAGCCGTGCGCACGGCGCTGCCCCGGATCGCGGCGGAGGCCGAGGCCGCCGGGCGCCCCGCCCCGGACCTGGTGCCCCGCCTGCAGCTCAAGCTCACCCCGCAGCCGGACACGGCGGACCGCCCCCTCGGGCACGGCAGCGTCGACCAGCTCCGCGCCGACCTGGAGGCCCTGGCCGGGCTCGGCGCCACGGACGTGCTGCTCGACACCTACCCCGGCACGCCCGGCGAGCGCGGCACCGCAGACGACGACCGGCGCACGCTGGAGCTCGTCGCCGACAAGGTGGTCGACCCCGCCACGGGAACGGTTCGCTGA
- a CDS encoding acyl-CoA thioesterase has product MSEQFSVSISVRGYETDSQGHLNQAVYLQYAEHARWSVLRAAGIEQADLLAKGVGPVALENTIRYFSELRAGDEVEVTCTFVWGERKTFRIEQSIRKTDGTQAAEVHAVGGLLDLAERQMVTDPREYFRALADDPTVIGL; this is encoded by the coding sequence GTGTCCGAGCAGTTTTCCGTGAGCATCAGCGTCCGTGGGTACGAGACGGACTCGCAGGGCCACCTGAACCAAGCCGTCTACCTCCAGTACGCCGAGCACGCCCGCTGGTCGGTGCTGCGCGCGGCGGGCATCGAGCAGGCCGATCTGCTCGCCAAGGGGGTGGGCCCGGTCGCCCTGGAGAACACCATCCGCTACTTCAGCGAGCTGCGCGCGGGCGACGAGGTGGAGGTGACCTGCACCTTCGTGTGGGGCGAGCGCAAGACGTTCCGTATCGAGCAGTCGATCCGCAAGACGGACGGCACCCAGGCCGCGGAGGTGCACGCCGTCGGTGGCCTCCTGGACCTGGCCGAACGCCAGATGGTGACCGATCCGCGCGAGTACTTCAGGGCGCTGGCGGACGACCCGACGGTGATCGGCCTCTGA
- a CDS encoding SAM-dependent methyltransferase, with protein sequence MSDRDPQAEAAAEIRARIDTSTPHSARFWNYFVGGKDNYEKDRELGDHIKGIHPGLVDVARLSRQFLGRAVRHLATEQGIRQFLDIGTGLPTADNTHEVAQRVAPDSRIVYVDNDPLVLAHARALLTSTPEGQTSYIDADLYSPEAILESASATLDLSRPVALMILNTLGHVGDYKEARELVSRLMAGLPSGSYLVISDSTATSEGMIAASNAYNKSGAIPYHVRSVEEIGGFFDGLDLVDPGVSQVTRWRPDSEDATPVDAYGAVARKP encoded by the coding sequence GTGTCGGACCGCGACCCCCAAGCCGAAGCAGCCGCGGAGATACGCGCGCGCATCGACACCAGCACGCCGCACTCCGCGCGCTTCTGGAACTACTTCGTGGGCGGCAAGGACAACTACGAGAAGGACCGCGAACTGGGCGACCACATCAAGGGGATCCACCCCGGCCTGGTCGACGTGGCGCGTCTGAGCCGGCAGTTCCTCGGCCGCGCGGTCCGGCATCTGGCGACGGAGCAGGGCATCCGCCAGTTCCTCGACATCGGCACGGGCCTGCCGACCGCCGACAACACGCACGAGGTCGCCCAGCGCGTGGCCCCGGACTCCCGGATCGTGTACGTCGACAACGACCCGCTCGTCCTCGCCCACGCCCGCGCGCTGCTCACCAGCACGCCCGAGGGCCAGACCTCGTACATCGACGCCGACCTCTACTCCCCCGAGGCCATCCTGGAGTCGGCGAGCGCGACCCTCGACCTCTCCCGGCCGGTCGCCCTGATGATCCTCAACACCCTTGGCCACGTGGGCGATTACAAGGAGGCGCGCGAGCTGGTGTCCCGGCTCATGGCGGGCCTGCCGTCCGGCAGCTATCTGGTGATCAGCGACAGCACCGCCACCAGCGAGGGCATGATCGCGGCGTCGAACGCTTACAACAAGAGCGGCGCGATTCCCTACCACGTACGCAGCGTGGAGGAGATCGGCGGCTTCTTCGACGGCCTCGACCTGGTGGATCCCGGCGTCTCCCAGGTCACCCGGTGGCGCCCCGACTCCGAGGACGCCACACCGGTCGACGCGTACGGCGCGGTGGCCCGCAAGCCGTAG
- a CDS encoding winged helix-turn-helix transcriptional regulator, producing the protein MSQGNTGVTAQVVNAEACPLREVLDRVVGKWSISILVAAAHGPIRFTELERSIEGISRRMLTLTLRNLERDGLLTRTVYPTVPPKVEYELTTIAQELHGTLLTLTGWAERHRVTIAESRADYDEKRGLVDA; encoded by the coding sequence ATGTCCCAAGGGAACACCGGTGTTACGGCGCAGGTGGTGAACGCCGAGGCGTGCCCGCTGCGGGAAGTTCTTGACAGGGTGGTGGGAAAATGGAGCATCTCGATCCTGGTCGCGGCGGCCCACGGCCCCATCCGCTTCACCGAGCTGGAGCGCAGCATCGAGGGCATCAGCCGCCGCATGCTGACCCTGACCCTGCGGAACCTGGAGCGCGACGGCCTGCTCACGCGCACGGTATACCCGACGGTTCCGCCGAAGGTCGAGTATGAACTGACGACGATCGCCCAGGAGTTGCACGGCACGCTGCTGACCCTGACGGGGTGGGCGGAGCGGCACCGGGTGACGATCGCGGAGTCGCGCGCGGACTACGACGAGAAGCGGGGGCTGGTGGACGCGTAG
- a CDS encoding MFS transporter, protein MEVLIVSEAKERPTAPRSRRASLAVLSSGLLMTIIDGNIVTVAMPAIQSDLGFSAPGLAWVVNAYLIAFGGLLLLAGRLGDLIGRKRMFVSGLAVFTAASVLCGVATDQGLLIAARAVQGVGGAMTSAVVLGMLVALFPEPREQARAIAVFSAVGAAGGALGTFLGGALTELLTWHWIFLINLPIGAVAFVAAVRVLANDRGTGLAGGADYPGAALVTGALMLTVYTIVGSAEHGTPATLALAALSLALYAAFAVRQTRTARPLLRLRVFRSRILTGANAVQILMIAGMFGFQYIGALYFQRVLGYGELKTGFAFLPAPVVIGVLMVGLSARVIGRFGPYRSLLAGLVLITAGLALLGRLPADGSYVVDVLPAMLLLGAGFAAAMPAVTGLAMSGAREEDAGLASGLFNTTQVVGGSLGLAVLTTLAAGRTETLLADGGQTVAATADGYRLAFWVATGIATAGLALAAVLLRPERGTTASSDAHTPATAAVEQEHREHVAA, encoded by the coding sequence ATGGAGGTTCTCATCGTGTCCGAGGCCAAGGAACGTCCCACCGCACCACGCTCCCGCCGGGCTTCGCTCGCCGTGCTGTCCTCGGGTCTTCTGATGACGATCATCGACGGCAACATCGTCACCGTCGCGATGCCGGCCATCCAGAGCGACCTCGGCTTCTCGGCGCCGGGCCTCGCCTGGGTCGTGAACGCCTACCTCATCGCCTTCGGCGGTCTGCTCCTCCTCGCGGGCCGGCTCGGTGATCTCATCGGCCGCAAGCGGATGTTCGTCTCGGGCCTCGCCGTGTTCACCGCGGCATCGGTGCTGTGCGGAGTCGCCACCGACCAGGGCCTGCTCATCGCGGCACGCGCCGTGCAGGGCGTAGGCGGGGCGATGACCTCGGCGGTCGTACTCGGCATGCTGGTGGCGCTCTTCCCCGAGCCGCGCGAACAGGCCAGGGCCATCGCGGTGTTCAGCGCGGTCGGCGCGGCGGGCGGCGCGCTCGGCACGTTCCTGGGCGGTGCGCTCACCGAACTCCTCACCTGGCACTGGATCTTCCTGATCAATCTGCCGATCGGGGCCGTCGCGTTCGTCGCGGCGGTACGCGTCCTGGCCAACGACCGCGGCACGGGTCTGGCAGGGGGCGCCGACTACCCGGGCGCGGCGCTCGTCACCGGAGCGCTGATGCTCACCGTCTACACCATCGTCGGCTCCGCGGAGCACGGGACGCCCGCCACGCTCGCGCTCGCCGCACTCTCCCTCGCCCTGTACGCCGCCTTCGCCGTGCGCCAGACCCGCACGGCCCGCCCCCTGCTGCGCCTGCGCGTCTTCCGCTCCCGCATCCTGACCGGCGCCAACGCCGTGCAGATCCTGATGATCGCCGGGATGTTCGGCTTCCAGTACATCGGCGCGCTCTACTTCCAACGGGTGCTCGGATACGGCGAGTTGAAGACCGGATTCGCGTTCCTTCCCGCACCCGTGGTCATCGGTGTCCTGATGGTGGGCCTGTCCGCCAGGGTGATCGGCCGCTTCGGCCCGTACCGTTCGCTGCTCGCGGGGCTCGTCCTCATCACGGCCGGTCTCGCCCTGCTCGGCCGGCTGCCCGCCGACGGTTCGTACGTCGTCGACGTGCTCCCCGCGATGCTGCTGCTCGGCGCCGGGTTCGCGGCGGCGATGCCCGCGGTGACGGGGCTCGCGATGTCCGGGGCACGCGAGGAGGACGCGGGTCTGGCATCCGGGCTCTTCAACACCACGCAGGTGGTGGGCGGTTCACTGGGTCTCGCGGTGCTGACCACGCTGGCGGCCGGCCGCACGGAAACCCTCCTCGCGGACGGCGGGCAGACCGTGGCGGCCACGGCCGACGGCTACCGCCTCGCCTTCTGGGTGGCCACGGGCATCGCGACCGCGGGCCTCGCCCTGGCCGCCGTACTGCTCCGCCCGGAGCGCGGGACGACCGCCTCCTCCGATGCGCACACCCCCGCCACCGCCGCGGTCGAGCAGGAACACCGCGAGCACGTGGCGGCGTGA
- a CDS encoding ATP-binding protein, whose translation MPTQAQPATPLRELTQRLSSTPRGARLARRLTRYHLDSWGIPYDSELSDAVEAIVAELAANAVTHGRVPGRDFELRLALHAHTLRIEVSDTLSERRPSGVTELPVPEAASGRGLVIVAALADVWGVVGRDVGKTVWADVTAPGR comes from the coding sequence ATGCCGACCCAAGCCCAACCCGCCACGCCCCTGCGGGAACTCACCCAGCGCCTGAGTTCCACGCCCCGCGGCGCTCGCCTCGCACGCAGGCTGACCAGGTATCACCTGGACAGCTGGGGCATCCCGTACGACAGTGAGCTGTCCGACGCCGTCGAGGCGATCGTCGCCGAGCTCGCGGCGAACGCCGTGACCCACGGCCGCGTGCCCGGCCGTGACTTCGAGCTCCGCCTGGCGCTCCACGCGCACACGCTGCGTATCGAGGTGTCGGACACCCTGAGCGAGCGCAGGCCGTCCGGGGTGACCGAACTACCCGTGCCCGAGGCTGCTTCGGGCCGGGGGCTCGTCATCGTGGCGGCGCTGGCCGACGTGTGGGGCGTGGTCGGGCGGGACGTCGGCAAGACGGTGTGGGCCGACGTCACCGCTCCAGGGCGCTGA
- a CDS encoding Scr1 family TA system antitoxin-like transcriptional regulator → MSSSSKEPVPSDGMKTFGAVLKSFRKRAGATQEGLAEEVGCSSHFLASIEQGRRLPPVGFIDQCEAALDAFGTLRLAANQLSRKPGLASWFRQWALLEQEALALNTYECRLIPGLLQTAAYARTLFVNQLPPLGDEQIEAQLAARMERQQLLTDRPNTAYSFILEEHMFLRRTGGHHVTMELIDHVLGLAERRNIEVQIMPVVRENHAGLAGPIQLLETPENKWLAYAEGQRSGQFISDPKEISVLQMRYARMRPQALSFEDSVSLLQRMRGAA, encoded by the coding sequence ATGTCGTCAAGCAGCAAAGAGCCTGTGCCGTCGGACGGCATGAAGACCTTCGGCGCGGTACTCAAGAGCTTCCGCAAACGCGCCGGGGCGACCCAGGAGGGGCTGGCCGAGGAGGTCGGGTGCTCCTCGCACTTCCTGGCCTCGATCGAGCAGGGCAGGCGGCTTCCGCCGGTCGGCTTCATCGATCAGTGCGAGGCCGCACTCGACGCGTTCGGCACCCTGCGGCTCGCCGCGAACCAGCTGTCGCGCAAGCCGGGTCTCGCGTCCTGGTTCCGCCAGTGGGCGCTGCTTGAGCAGGAGGCGCTGGCCCTCAACACGTACGAATGCCGGTTGATCCCCGGCCTGTTGCAGACGGCGGCCTACGCCCGCACGCTCTTCGTCAATCAGCTTCCGCCGCTGGGCGACGAGCAGATCGAGGCGCAGCTGGCGGCACGGATGGAACGGCAACAGCTGCTGACGGACCGACCGAACACGGCGTACAGCTTCATCCTGGAGGAACACATGTTCCTGCGCCGCACGGGCGGGCATCACGTCACCATGGAGCTCATCGACCACGTCCTCGGCCTCGCCGAGCGGCGGAACATCGAGGTGCAGATCATGCCGGTCGTGAGGGAGAACCACGCGGGACTGGCCGGTCCCATCCAGCTTTTGGAGACTCCGGAGAACAAGTGGCTCGCCTACGCCGAAGGGCAACGAAGCGGCCAGTTCATCTCCGACCCGAAAGAGATCAGCGTGCTCCAGATGCGATATGCCAGGATGCGCCCACAGGCTCTCTCGTTCGAGGACTCGGTGAGCTTGTTGCAGCGGATGCGAGGAGCAGCATGA
- a CDS encoding DUF397 domain-containing protein, translated as MSTPELAWFKSSYSSSGDGDCVEVALTWHKSSYSSGSGDDCVEIAPCPTTIHVRDSKNPAGPQLALAPQAWAAFTEYAAQA; from the coding sequence ATGAGCACCCCCGAACTGGCTTGGTTCAAAAGCAGCTACAGCAGCAGCGGCGACGGAGACTGTGTAGAGGTCGCCCTCACCTGGCACAAGTCCAGCTACAGCAGCGGCTCAGGTGACGACTGCGTAGAAATCGCCCCCTGCCCCACCACCATCCACGTACGCGACTCCAAGAACCCCGCAGGCCCCCAACTCGCCCTGGCGCCGCAGGCCTGGGCGGCGTTCACGGAGTACGCCGCCCAGGCCTGA